From Treponema vincentii F0403, the proteins below share one genomic window:
- a CDS encoding outer membrane lipoprotein-sorting protein, with amino-acid sequence MNYKTMMKKYTVVFFAAVLCVLPLSAQIPSTEEMYGILEKQYESGNFDKDITCTLSLIIEKPNEPKSAQQYKLFRRDTKDQTTLVQLAPEADKGTGYMQEKNNLWVYDPTSHQFTHSSLKRAIGDSDASVSDVNKRSEFRKTYEITDIAASKLGKFDVYAVTLKTLLSDARYAQEKYYVRKTDPLILKIESYGSSGRLMRTTLLPKYVKIGNFNWPAQSIYINEINKGEKTTQILSDFDTSDIPDVVFTKAYLEKIN; translated from the coding sequence ATGAACTACAAAACGATGATGAAAAAATACACCGTAGTGTTTTTTGCTGCGGTCTTGTGTGTACTGCCGCTTTCGGCACAAATACCGAGTACGGAAGAGATGTACGGTATTCTGGAGAAGCAGTACGAGTCTGGAAACTTCGATAAGGACATAACCTGTACACTTTCGCTCATTATCGAAAAACCGAACGAACCGAAATCTGCGCAGCAGTATAAATTGTTCCGGCGTGATACAAAAGATCAAACCACACTTGTGCAGCTTGCGCCTGAGGCGGATAAGGGAACGGGGTATATGCAGGAAAAGAATAACCTCTGGGTATATGATCCTACGTCGCATCAATTTACCCACTCTTCGCTTAAGCGCGCTATCGGGGATTCCGACGCAAGTGTTTCGGATGTTAATAAACGGTCTGAATTTAGAAAGACTTACGAAATTACCGATATAGCAGCATCAAAACTCGGTAAGTTTGATGTATATGCAGTTACGCTCAAGACTCTTCTTTCTGACGCGCGGTATGCGCAGGAAAAATATTACGTGCGTAAAACTGATCCGCTTATCTTAAAAATCGAAAGCTACGGCTCAAGCGGACGGCTGATGCGCACCACGCTCCTGCCTAAATACGTCAAAATCGGTAATTTCAACTGGCCTGCTCAATCCATCTATATTAACGAAATCAATAAGGGTGAAAAGACCACGCAAATACTCTCCGATTTTGATACCTCCGACATACCGGATGTGGTGTTTACGAAGGCCTATCTTGAAAAGATCAATTGA
- a CDS encoding GNVR domain-containing protein codes for MYIVDDIKTESEEISLLDLAAVLWRWKQLIIGVTVLLSIAVFVYTFIGKKMDPEKSFMPDVYTSTAFMRIQSGNSSGSGALSSLLQQSGLGGLTGGIGAGGNTTQQLAFYIADSNSFLDTIADELHISEKYKIKKFIKTESRKIVKGLIKAKMDEKSGVFSLAATHVDPVFAQKAALLAVDYYEKRFAELGLDTKVQEKQNLEKSLEQSFNEIKRLEQEAGDLENKIAQSGGIKGAALAMEQIKREISVQERVYGQLKAQYELLKVEIASETPVFQILDMPEIPEKKSGPSRAKICIIAFGAGLFFSIFLAFLLNALQEIWKDPVFRAKLLRKREVQHEA; via the coding sequence ATGTATATTGTGGATGATATAAAGACCGAATCCGAAGAAATATCTTTGCTGGATTTAGCCGCGGTATTGTGGCGGTGGAAACAGCTCATTATCGGCGTCACTGTTTTGCTCTCTATAGCGGTATTTGTCTATACTTTTATAGGTAAAAAAATGGATCCGGAAAAATCTTTTATGCCGGATGTATATACCAGTACTGCATTTATGCGGATACAGAGTGGAAATAGCTCTGGCAGCGGTGCTTTATCATCTCTTCTGCAGCAAAGCGGTTTAGGCGGCTTGACAGGGGGGATCGGTGCCGGAGGAAATACGACACAACAGTTAGCGTTTTATATTGCCGATAGCAACTCTTTTCTTGACACTATTGCTGATGAATTGCATATTTCCGAAAAATATAAGATTAAGAAATTCATCAAAACTGAGAGCCGGAAGATCGTAAAGGGGCTAATAAAAGCAAAGATGGATGAAAAAAGCGGAGTCTTTTCATTAGCCGCTACGCATGTTGATCCTGTATTTGCTCAAAAAGCTGCATTACTTGCGGTTGACTATTATGAAAAACGTTTTGCAGAGCTTGGGCTTGATACAAAAGTTCAGGAAAAGCAAAATTTAGAAAAGAGTTTGGAACAATCGTTTAATGAGATAAAACGGTTGGAACAAGAAGCCGGAGATTTGGAAAATAAAATAGCTCAATCAGGCGGAATAAAAGGCGCTGCACTTGCGATGGAGCAAATCAAACGTGAAATTAGCGTTCAAGAAAGGGTATATGGACAATTAAAGGCGCAATATGAACTATTAAAAGTAGAAATAGCAAGCGAAACTCCTGTGTTTCAAATACTTGATATGCCGGAAATACCCGAAAAAAAATCGGGACCTTCACGGGCAAAAATATGCATTATTGCTTTTGGGGCAGGATTGTTTTTTTCCATCTTCCTTGCATTTCTTTTAAATGCGCTGCAGGAAATATGGAAAGATCCGGTATTCCGTGCAAAGTTGTTACGGAAAAGAGAAGTGCAACATGAAGCATAA
- a CDS encoding SLBB domain-containing protein, translating to MKHKLIFLICVCFAVLFPSFAAEESSSEAEAKRLAQQAMSNPDYRVLPGDIYQLGYTAGQAAVSYQIVVDSSGILRVSNLGSVNTNGKTFLAVKRQVEALVSQNYPLSVVQFVLASPSSFTVTVKGEVVKTTEVKAWGLMRVSQAVAGLLTDFASNRYLSITGSSGKTADYDLFKALRDGDLRQDPYLSPGDVITIPRIKRRITLSGAVERPGTYELAEQETLTDLITIYGSGYTDGADRTQVKITRTMNNEDGSIKFDSFFVSTNGQGESIEPLQHLDKVYVDNKNMLRPVIYLDIPLDAETRAMLSVETQKINGLRDTQRISSGTTGQDASGNSQIATTTIPIPFNEGDDLVSLVRERLTLFTKPWIDTAGTYIFRQGKQIPVNLSPLLFDQSYREVILLEADDRIIVPEIKQTVTVTGAVTKPGAYPYTPGRTYDYYIALAGGFDYQRNSGRAVTITDVYGKKLAIDAVIGPNTIIAAKSNAFMYNFNIYVPLITVTTTVVTAVVAILTFMYK from the coding sequence ATGAAGCATAAACTCATATTCTTGATATGCGTATGTTTTGCAGTTCTCTTTCCTTCATTTGCGGCAGAAGAGTCGAGCTCGGAAGCGGAGGCAAAACGGCTTGCTCAGCAAGCTATGTCTAATCCCGATTACCGTGTTTTGCCGGGCGATATATATCAGTTGGGATATACAGCCGGACAAGCAGCTGTGAGTTATCAGATTGTTGTGGATTCAAGCGGTATTCTCCGTGTGTCAAATCTGGGGTCGGTGAATACAAATGGCAAAACCTTCCTTGCAGTTAAAAGGCAGGTGGAAGCGCTTGTTTCCCAAAATTATCCTTTAAGTGTTGTGCAATTTGTGCTTGCCAGCCCCAGTTCCTTTACAGTAACCGTCAAAGGTGAGGTCGTTAAGACGACGGAGGTGAAAGCTTGGGGGCTTATGCGTGTATCGCAAGCTGTTGCCGGCTTATTAACCGATTTTGCTTCTAACCGCTATTTGTCCATTACGGGTAGTTCCGGAAAAACGGCCGATTATGATTTATTTAAAGCACTTCGTGATGGTGATTTACGGCAAGATCCTTATTTATCTCCCGGTGATGTTATTACTATTCCGCGGATTAAACGGCGTATTACTCTTTCCGGTGCGGTTGAGCGTCCCGGAACGTATGAGTTAGCGGAACAAGAGACTCTTACTGATCTTATTACCATTTACGGCAGCGGATATACCGACGGTGCGGATAGAACACAGGTAAAAATTACCCGTACCATGAACAACGAAGACGGAAGTATAAAGTTCGATTCTTTTTTTGTTTCGACCAACGGCCAAGGAGAAAGTATAGAGCCTCTACAACATTTGGATAAGGTATATGTCGACAACAAGAATATGCTGCGTCCCGTTATTTATCTTGATATCCCGCTTGATGCTGAAACACGAGCCATGCTTTCGGTGGAAACTCAAAAGATAAACGGTTTAAGAGATACACAAAGAATTTCTTCCGGTACAACTGGGCAAGACGCTTCCGGCAACAGCCAGATTGCTACCACTACTATTCCTATCCCTTTTAATGAAGGTGATGATCTTGTTTCGCTTGTGCGTGAAAGATTGACGTTATTTACCAAACCGTGGATCGATACTGCTGGAACGTATATTTTTCGGCAGGGCAAGCAGATACCGGTCAATTTAAGTCCTCTGTTGTTTGATCAATCTTATCGTGAAGTTATTCTTCTTGAGGCGGATGATCGAATCATTGTTCCGGAAATTAAGCAAACAGTTACCGTAACCGGTGCTGTTACGAAGCCCGGTGCTTATCCGTATACACCGGGCAGAACGTATGACTATTATATTGCGCTTGCCGGCGGTTTTGACTATCAGCGGAACAGCGGACGTGCTGTTACAATTACCGATGTATACGGTAAAAAGCTCGCTATAGATGCCGTTATCGGACCAAATACGATTATTGCGGCTAAAAGCAACGCATTTATGTATAATTTCAATATCTATGTACCTCTTATTACGGTAACAACAACTGTTGTTACCGCAGTCGTAGCCATTTTAACATTTATGTATAAATAA
- a CDS encoding AAA family ATPase — protein MMKKLPIGIHTFSEIIKNDYLYIDKTKEAYEILNTYKYVFLSRPRRFGKSLFLTTLQAIFEGKKEFFKGLYIYDKYDFEPYPVIRIHWVGNFTSEFNFQSEVQSALNRNISGFVCEGLF, from the coding sequence ATGATGAAAAAACTGCCGATTGGAATACACACATTCTCAGAAATTATTAAAAATGATTATCTCTACATTGATAAAACAAAAGAGGCGTATGAAATACTGAATACATACAAATATGTGTTTTTATCGCGCCCGCGCCGGTTTGGTAAAAGCCTTTTTTTAACAACGCTGCAAGCGATTTTTGAAGGGAAAAAAGAGTTCTTTAAAGGTTTATATATTTACGATAAATATGACTTTGAACCGTATCCTGTTATCCGGATTCATTGGGTCGGTAATTTTACATCGGAATTTAATTTTCAAAGCGAAGTACAATCCGCGCTAAATCGGAATATTTCGGGCTTCGTCTGTGAAGGGCTGTTTTAA